ACCAATTGAATGAGTGGCGAGCCATAACTGACAGTTGTCCGGGACTAAAGATATCAGCGCATTAAGCAAGGCGCCTTGAACTTTAGTTCCAACATGTGTTTCTGGCTCATCTATAACAAATACAGTATTATTAAATTCTCTCTTTTTAATGACTATATCAAGTATTAAATCAAATATTGCTTTCTCTCCTCCGGAAAGATTCATATAATCAAATATTCCGCTCTGGTTTTTTCTAAATCTAAATGTCCCGTTGTCTAGCGGATTCCCTAATCCGAGGAGGTCTAGGTTTGGAAAAATATTTTCCATAGCACTCCTAATTTCGGCGACACTAGCGAATGCAAACCCACGGGCCCGAGGGGCGAATTCGCACGACACGCGACAAAATGCATTGCATGCATGAAAGGGCGGACATATTGTCCAGAGGTACGAGTTGCGCACACGCAATTCTGCACAGAGGTGGTGGGAGTGACGGGGATCGAACCCGCAAGGACCGTGATGGCTTGTCGAGAGCCGGTCCACCGGGTTCCAAACCCGGCGCGTTTACCAGTTTCGCCACACTCCCACGACAAGGGGTGGGGCGGCCCAGGAGTGTAGACTACGAGCGGGCCGCCCCTTCTCCTGCCAACGCAAAACGGGGAGATGGCTTTGCAGCCTCCTCCCCGTCTCGCGCATTGAAACCGTACCCGATACGTTCGGGAGTGCAAAGCCATGAATCACAAGATTCAGCAAAAAATTCGTGCACAGCCCCAAGATAGTGGGGATAACTCGGATTCTAAGCCAGCCGAGAAGCCCCTTAGCCTTGCGCCCCTCAAATTCGAGGAGGCGATGAAAGGGTTGCTGCGGGTGAAGCCGTCGTCAGATGGCTGACGCCCCGCTTCCCGCTCTTCAAATTCAATATGATAATGAGCGGCCCGTTGATCTGCTCGATCTGACTGGTTCGCTAAGTGCGCTAGGCGAGCGGTATCAAGAATTTGCGGCGGAAAGAGGCGCTGGAGAGGGCGCGCGGCTGTATGTCCGCGAAATGCGCGTCGGGTCCATCATTGCTGAACTCCAGCCCTTGCTGGAGCAAATGTCGTTTGTCTTGGAGCACCGCGAGACGATTGCGGCATTCACGGCCAATCTGAACGATCTTTTTAGATTCTTTTTGGCGCTGCCGCCGCGACCATGGGATTCTGACGTATCCCGCCGGGACGCTGAGCAAGTCCAAAAGATATTGGAGCCAACTGCGAAGGACGGTGGAGCGCAACTATTCTTGAATATCAACGGCGACCACGCGGCGCCGGTTATCAATATCAATGCGGAGCGAGCTGGCGCGATTCAAAGCGGGG
This genomic stretch from Nitrospinaceae bacterium harbors:
- a CDS encoding ATP-binding protein; this translates as MENIFPNLDLLGLGNPLDNGTFRFRKNQSGIFDYMNLSGGEKAIFDLILDIVIKKREFNNTVFVIDEPETHVGTKVQGALLNALISLVPDNCQLWLATHSIG